Proteins co-encoded in one Malus sylvestris chromosome 9, drMalSylv7.2, whole genome shotgun sequence genomic window:
- the LOC126634483 gene encoding uncharacterized protein LOC126634483 has protein sequence MNSSLVFRRFWCFSAATSSSSSSSSSSSSTLCFASNKKPLVFLGFPQVLATVLDALLNASTAADSLFEIAAIVTQPPSRKSRGKKLMPSPLAQHALDRGFPSNLIFTPERAGEDVFLSDLRALQPQLCITAAYGNILPTKFLNIPTLASRSYAHGGHKPYDLFGNGKPGDKEFREAWKKEIDEDDTLWTGSEDESDNEKDEKSRLEKEIRKVRQQAREHSDLIDADDSDELRSVWSGSDEEKSLWTGSEDDDDDDIPIEAYPNESSDKHIDKLFEFEETSKYRTISELLKAEQEPEELSPGKQARKIAVENALKKLKKGPDGRYINVWEVMSDLDILVGAFENIVSGPEYAELRQGGPKKLNMQFFKDIQTRMRDPNYKFSPELKLKPKSKLVARKKWQKVQSRRRKAQKR, from the exons ATGAATTCGTCGCTGGTGTTTCGTCGCTTCTGGTGCTTCAGTGCCGCaacttcatcatcttcttcttcttcttcttcttcttcttctactttaTGCTTCGCTTCCAACAAGAAGCCCCTCGTCTTCTTAGGCTTTCCTCAG GTGTTAGCAACGGTTCTGGATGCCCTTCTCAATGCATCCACTGCCGCAGACTCACTCTTTGAG ATTGCAGCTATTGTTACTCAGCCCCCATCCAGAAAGTCTAGGGGGAAAAAGTTGATGCCTTCTCCTTTAGCACAGCATGCTCTTGACAGAGGCTTCCCTTCAAACCTTATTTTCACACCTGAACGGGCTGGAGAG GATGTGTTTTTGTCCGACTTAAGAGCTTTGCAGCCACAACTTTGCATCACTGCTGCTTATGGGAACATTTTACCTACCAAGTTTCTCAATATCCCAACATTGG CTTCGCGATCATATGCTCATGGTGGTCATAAACCTTATGATCTCTTTGGAAATGGAAAACCTGGTGACAAGGAATTCAGGGAAGCCTGGAAGAAAGAGATTGATGaagatgatactttatggacaggGAGTGAAGACGAAAGTGACAATGAAAAGGATGAAAAGAGTCGTCTTGAAAAAGAGATTCGAAAAGTAAGACAACAGGCGAGGGAGCACTCTGACCTAATTGATGCCGATGATAGTGATGAGTTGAGAAGTGTTTGGTCTGGAAGCGACGAGGAGAAGTCTCTGTGGACTGGgagtgaagatgatgatgacgacGATATTCCTATTGAAGCCTACCCAAATGAAAGTAGTGATAAACATATAGACAAACTATTTGAGTTTGAAGAAACATCAAAGTATCGGACAATTTCCGAATTATTGAAAGCTGAGCAGGAACCAGAGGAGTTGTCCCCTGGAAAGCAAGCTAGGAAAATTGCAGTTGAGAATGCCTTGAAAAAGTTGAAGAAAGGGCCAGACGGGCGTTATATTAACGTGTGGGAGGTCATGAGTGACTTGGATATTTTGGTAGGAGCATTTGAAAATATAGTATCAGGGCCGGAATATGCAGAGCTTAGACAGGGAGGGCCTAAGAAACTGAATATGCAGTTTTTCAAGGATATACAAACGCGTATGAGAGATCCTAATTATAAGTTCTCACCTGAGTTGAAGTTGAAACCAAAGAGCAAACTAGTTGCTAGAAAGAAATGGCAAAAAGTACAATCTAGACGGAGGAAAGCACAAAAGCGCTAA